The following are encoded together in the Coffea arabica cultivar ET-39 chromosome 1c, Coffea Arabica ET-39 HiFi, whole genome shotgun sequence genome:
- the LOC140004228 gene encoding lysine-specific demethylase JMJ31-like isoform X6, with protein MSLSSSSAASLPRMRMFDKIPSAEEFISEIEPLNVPAVFSGCIKNWKAFSQWNPSNGGLDYLQEKAGSSTVEAMLSQQAPVFYGDIRSHERVSLPFSTFIGYCKDNLCDRCDGEDSFLESKKHTLTESHTGQFEFPEQIYLAQVPILNIECTEKVQLECLREDVEMPPFLESKTISSINLWMNSAQSRSSTHYDPHHNLLCIVSGCKQAVVLWPPSACPFLYPRPIYGEASNHSTLDLDEPNFCAHPRAEHSDEYSQKIILHGGDALFIPEGWYHQVDSETLTIAVNFWWRSDMMSGLSDHMDSYYLRRILRRLIDKEMNQLLHLPSLVDDKIDGNQSDQPNTRVPGGVQLRQMSVLHETDQLAVSALQKLVSLVHERVNPNQPVNSTPANNLAVEGKDESNEIMKPDLFNLKDDPVALLLWTLQPLALRCVLLAMAHNFPRTLEALILLVLSPVGAEVLTRKFEEMDQLIGEEDRSQFFQIFYGVFDNQIAAMDALLNGKESFARQAFKNVLDQYLGVHFDGSKPLVK; from the exons ATGTCTTTGTCGTCATCGTCGGCGGCATCCTTGCCGCGAATGCGGATGTTTGACAAAATTCCGTCGGCTGAAGAGTTCATTTCAGAGATTGAGCCTCTCAACGTTCCCGCG GTATTCAGCGGCTGTATAAAAAATTGGAAGGCTTTTTCTCAATGGAACCCCTCAAATGGCGGTCTCGACTATTTGCAG GAAAAGGCAGGGTCATCGACAGTGGAGGCCATGCTTTCCCAACAAGCGCCAGTATTTTACGGAGACATTAGAAGCCATGAAAGG GTTTCATTGCCTTTCTCTACGTTTATTGGATATTGCAAGGACAATTTATGTGATAGATGTGATGGTGAAGATAgttttcttgaatcaaagaagcATACTCTCACAGAATCTCATACTGGCCAATTTGAATTTCCTGAGCAGATTTATCTTGCACAG GTGCCAATTCTGAATATTGAGTGCACAGAGAAGGTTCAGTTGGAATGCTTGAGGGAGGACGTTGAAATG CCTCCATTTTTGGAGAGTAAAACCATATCATCTATCAATTTGTGGATGAATAGTGCTCAAAGTAGATCAAGCACTCACTACGATCCACACCATAACCTTCTATGTATAGTCTCTGGATGTAAGCAAG CAGTTGTGTTATGGCCACCTTCTGCATGTCCCTTTCTGTATCCACGCCCCATATATGGGGAGGCTTCAAATCACAG cacCCTAGATTTAGACGAACCAAACTTTTGTGCACATCCAAGGGCAGAACATTCTGATGAATATTCCCAGAAGATTATTCTTCATGGCGGCGATGCTCTTTTCATTCCTGAGGGGTG GTACCACCAAGTGGACAGTGAAACTTTGACCATTGCTGTTAACTTCTGGTGGCGCTCAGACATGATGTCTGGTTTGTCAGACCACATGGATTCCTATTATTTGCGTAGAATACTGAGAAG ATTGATTGACAAAGAGATG AACCAATTGCTGCATTTGCCTTCTCTTGTGGACGACAAAATAGATGGTAATCAAAGCGACCAACCAAACACCAGGGTTCCAG GAGGGGTACAGCTAAGGCAAATGAGCGTGTTGCATGAAACGGATCAACTTGCAGTCTCTGCTCTTCAGAAACTTGTTTCTTTGGTTCATGAACGTGTCAATCCAAACCAACCAGTGAATAGCACCCCAGCAAATAATTTGGCTGTTGAAGGGAAAGATGAAAGTAATGAAATAATGAAACCGGACTTATTCAACTTGAAAGATGACCCAGTTGCATTGCTGTTGTGGACTCTCCAACCGCTTGCCCTTCGATGTGTATTGCTTGCAATGGCA CACAATTTCCCAAGAACTCTTGAGGCCTTGATATTGCTTGTGCTCTCACCCGTTGGGGCAGAGGTCCTTACTCGAAAGTTTGAGGAGATGGATCAGCTGATTGGTGAAGAAGATCG AAGCcagtttttccagattttctatGGTGTTTTCGACAACCAGATTGCTGCAATGGATGCACTTTTGAATGGAAAAGAGTCATTTGCACGTCAG GCATTCAAGAATGTGCTGGACCAGTATTTGGGAGTACATTTTGATGGTTCAAAACCTTTGGTTAAATGA
- the LOC140004228 gene encoding lysine-specific demethylase JMJ31-like isoform X12 — translation MSLSSSSAASLPRMRMFDKIPSAEEFISEIEPLNVPAVFSGCIKNWKAFSQWNPSNGGLDYLQEKAGSSTVEAMLSQQAPVFYGDIRSHERVSLPFSTFIGYCKDNLCDRCDGEDSFLESKKHTLTESHTGQFEFPEQIYLAQVPILNIECTEKVQLECLREDVEMPPFLESKTISSINLWMNSAQSRSSTHYDPHHNLLCIVSGCKQAVVLWPPSACPFLYPRPIYGEASNHSTLDLDEPNFCAHPRAEHSDEYSQKIILHGGDALFIPEGWYHQVDSETLTIAVNFWWRSDMMSGLSDHMDSYYLRRILRRLIDKEMNQLLHLPSLVDDKIDGNQSDQPNTRVPGGVQLRQMSVLHETDQLAVSALQKLVSLVHERVNPNQPVNSTPANNLAVEGKDESNEIMKPDLFNLKDDPVALLLWTLQPLALRCVLLAMAHNFPRTLEALILLVLSPVGAEVLTRKFEEMDQLIGEEDRFSMVFSTTRLLQWMHF, via the exons ATGTCTTTGTCGTCATCGTCGGCGGCATCCTTGCCGCGAATGCGGATGTTTGACAAAATTCCGTCGGCTGAAGAGTTCATTTCAGAGATTGAGCCTCTCAACGTTCCCGCG GTATTCAGCGGCTGTATAAAAAATTGGAAGGCTTTTTCTCAATGGAACCCCTCAAATGGCGGTCTCGACTATTTGCAG GAAAAGGCAGGGTCATCGACAGTGGAGGCCATGCTTTCCCAACAAGCGCCAGTATTTTACGGAGACATTAGAAGCCATGAAAGG GTTTCATTGCCTTTCTCTACGTTTATTGGATATTGCAAGGACAATTTATGTGATAGATGTGATGGTGAAGATAgttttcttgaatcaaagaagcATACTCTCACAGAATCTCATACTGGCCAATTTGAATTTCCTGAGCAGATTTATCTTGCACAG GTGCCAATTCTGAATATTGAGTGCACAGAGAAGGTTCAGTTGGAATGCTTGAGGGAGGACGTTGAAATG CCTCCATTTTTGGAGAGTAAAACCATATCATCTATCAATTTGTGGATGAATAGTGCTCAAAGTAGATCAAGCACTCACTACGATCCACACCATAACCTTCTATGTATAGTCTCTGGATGTAAGCAAG CAGTTGTGTTATGGCCACCTTCTGCATGTCCCTTTCTGTATCCACGCCCCATATATGGGGAGGCTTCAAATCACAG cacCCTAGATTTAGACGAACCAAACTTTTGTGCACATCCAAGGGCAGAACATTCTGATGAATATTCCCAGAAGATTATTCTTCATGGCGGCGATGCTCTTTTCATTCCTGAGGGGTG GTACCACCAAGTGGACAGTGAAACTTTGACCATTGCTGTTAACTTCTGGTGGCGCTCAGACATGATGTCTGGTTTGTCAGACCACATGGATTCCTATTATTTGCGTAGAATACTGAGAAG ATTGATTGACAAAGAGATG AACCAATTGCTGCATTTGCCTTCTCTTGTGGACGACAAAATAGATGGTAATCAAAGCGACCAACCAAACACCAGGGTTCCAG GAGGGGTACAGCTAAGGCAAATGAGCGTGTTGCATGAAACGGATCAACTTGCAGTCTCTGCTCTTCAGAAACTTGTTTCTTTGGTTCATGAACGTGTCAATCCAAACCAACCAGTGAATAGCACCCCAGCAAATAATTTGGCTGTTGAAGGGAAAGATGAAAGTAATGAAATAATGAAACCGGACTTATTCAACTTGAAAGATGACCCAGTTGCATTGCTGTTGTGGACTCTCCAACCGCTTGCCCTTCGATGTGTATTGCTTGCAATGGCA CACAATTTCCCAAGAACTCTTGAGGCCTTGATATTGCTTGTGCTCTCACCCGTTGGGGCAGAGGTCCTTACTCGAAAGTTTGAGGAGATGGATCAGCTGATTGGTGAAGAAGATCG attttctatGGTGTTTTCGACAACCAGATTGCTGCAATGGATGCACTTTTGA
- the LOC140004228 gene encoding lysine-specific demethylase JMJ31-like isoform X10: MSLSSSSAASLPRMRMFDKIPSAEEFISEIEPLNVPAVFSGCIKNWKAFSQWNPSNGGLDYLQEKAGSSTVEAMLSQQAPVFYGDIRSHERVSLPFSTFIGYCKDNLCDRCDGEDSFLESKKHTLTESHTGQFEFPEQIYLAQVPILNIECTEKVQLECLREDVEMPPFLESKTISSINLWMNSAQSRSSTHYDPHHNLLCIVSGCKQVVLWPPSACPFLYPRPIYGEASNHRYHQVDSETLTIAVNFWWRSDMMSGLSDHMDSYYLRRILRRLIDKEMNQLLHLPSLVDDKIDGNQSDQPNTRVPGGVQLRQMSVLHETDQLAVSALQKLVSLVHERVNPNQPVNSTPANNLAVEGKDESNEIMKPDLFNLKDDPVALLLWTLQPLALRCVLLAMAHNFPRTLEALILLVLSPVGAEVLTRKFEEMDQLIGEEDRSQFFQIFYGVFDNQIAAMDALLNGKESFARQICVTKVRDYGEVSFTAVLSSRLKRKGMKKWSGFIFDSGWKKK, encoded by the exons ATGTCTTTGTCGTCATCGTCGGCGGCATCCTTGCCGCGAATGCGGATGTTTGACAAAATTCCGTCGGCTGAAGAGTTCATTTCAGAGATTGAGCCTCTCAACGTTCCCGCG GTATTCAGCGGCTGTATAAAAAATTGGAAGGCTTTTTCTCAATGGAACCCCTCAAATGGCGGTCTCGACTATTTGCAG GAAAAGGCAGGGTCATCGACAGTGGAGGCCATGCTTTCCCAACAAGCGCCAGTATTTTACGGAGACATTAGAAGCCATGAAAGG GTTTCATTGCCTTTCTCTACGTTTATTGGATATTGCAAGGACAATTTATGTGATAGATGTGATGGTGAAGATAgttttcttgaatcaaagaagcATACTCTCACAGAATCTCATACTGGCCAATTTGAATTTCCTGAGCAGATTTATCTTGCACAG GTGCCAATTCTGAATATTGAGTGCACAGAGAAGGTTCAGTTGGAATGCTTGAGGGAGGACGTTGAAATG CCTCCATTTTTGGAGAGTAAAACCATATCATCTATCAATTTGTGGATGAATAGTGCTCAAAGTAGATCAAGCACTCACTACGATCCACACCATAACCTTCTATGTATAGTCTCTGGATGTAAGCAAG TTGTGTTATGGCCACCTTCTGCATGTCCCTTTCTGTATCCACGCCCCATATATGGGGAGGCTTCAAATCACAG GTACCACCAAGTGGACAGTGAAACTTTGACCATTGCTGTTAACTTCTGGTGGCGCTCAGACATGATGTCTGGTTTGTCAGACCACATGGATTCCTATTATTTGCGTAGAATACTGAGAAG ATTGATTGACAAAGAGATG AACCAATTGCTGCATTTGCCTTCTCTTGTGGACGACAAAATAGATGGTAATCAAAGCGACCAACCAAACACCAGGGTTCCAG GAGGGGTACAGCTAAGGCAAATGAGCGTGTTGCATGAAACGGATCAACTTGCAGTCTCTGCTCTTCAGAAACTTGTTTCTTTGGTTCATGAACGTGTCAATCCAAACCAACCAGTGAATAGCACCCCAGCAAATAATTTGGCTGTTGAAGGGAAAGATGAAAGTAATGAAATAATGAAACCGGACTTATTCAACTTGAAAGATGACCCAGTTGCATTGCTGTTGTGGACTCTCCAACCGCTTGCCCTTCGATGTGTATTGCTTGCAATGGCA CACAATTTCCCAAGAACTCTTGAGGCCTTGATATTGCTTGTGCTCTCACCCGTTGGGGCAGAGGTCCTTACTCGAAAGTTTGAGGAGATGGATCAGCTGATTGGTGAAGAAGATCG AAGCcagtttttccagattttctatGGTGTTTTCGACAACCAGATTGCTGCAATGGATGCACTTTTGAATGGAAAAGAGTCATTTGCACGTCAG ATATGTGTGACTAAG GTTAGGGATTATGGGGAAGTGTCATTTACAGCGGTTTTGAGCTCAAGGCTAAAGAGAAAAGGCATGAAAAAGTGGTCTGGATTCATTTTTGATTCTGGATGGAAGAAGAAGTAG
- the LOC140004228 gene encoding lysine-specific demethylase JMJ31-like isoform X3, translating to MSLSSSSAASLPRMRMFDKIPSAEEFISEIEPLNVPAVFSGCIKNWKAFSQWNPSNGGLDYLQEKAGSSTVEAMLSQQAPVFYGDIRSHERVSLPFSTFIGYCKDNLCDRCDGEDSFLESKKHTLTESHTGQFEFPEQIYLAQVPILNIECTEKVQLECLREDVEMPPFLESKTISSINLWMNSAQSRSSTHYDPHHNLLCIVSGSVVLWPPSACPFLYPRPIYGEASNHSTLDLDEPNFCAHPRAEHSDEYSQKIILHGGDALFIPEGWYHQVDSETLTIAVNFWWRSDMMSGLSDHMDSYYLRRILRRLIDKEMNQLLHLPSLVDDKIDGNQSDQPNTRVPGGVQLRQMSVLHETDQLAVSALQKLVSLVHERVNPNQPVNSTPANNLAVEGKDESNEIMKPDLFNLKDDPVALLLWTLQPLALRCVLLAMAHNFPRTLEALILLVLSPVGAEVLTRKFEEMDQLIGEEDRSQFFQIFYGVFDNQIAAMDALLNGKESFARQICVTKVRDYGEVSFTAVLSSRLKRKGMKKWSGFIFDSGWKKK from the exons ATGTCTTTGTCGTCATCGTCGGCGGCATCCTTGCCGCGAATGCGGATGTTTGACAAAATTCCGTCGGCTGAAGAGTTCATTTCAGAGATTGAGCCTCTCAACGTTCCCGCG GTATTCAGCGGCTGTATAAAAAATTGGAAGGCTTTTTCTCAATGGAACCCCTCAAATGGCGGTCTCGACTATTTGCAG GAAAAGGCAGGGTCATCGACAGTGGAGGCCATGCTTTCCCAACAAGCGCCAGTATTTTACGGAGACATTAGAAGCCATGAAAGG GTTTCATTGCCTTTCTCTACGTTTATTGGATATTGCAAGGACAATTTATGTGATAGATGTGATGGTGAAGATAgttttcttgaatcaaagaagcATACTCTCACAGAATCTCATACTGGCCAATTTGAATTTCCTGAGCAGATTTATCTTGCACAG GTGCCAATTCTGAATATTGAGTGCACAGAGAAGGTTCAGTTGGAATGCTTGAGGGAGGACGTTGAAATG CCTCCATTTTTGGAGAGTAAAACCATATCATCTATCAATTTGTGGATGAATAGTGCTCAAAGTAGATCAAGCACTCACTACGATCCACACCATAACCTTCTATGTATAGTCTCTGGAT CAGTTGTGTTATGGCCACCTTCTGCATGTCCCTTTCTGTATCCACGCCCCATATATGGGGAGGCTTCAAATCACAG cacCCTAGATTTAGACGAACCAAACTTTTGTGCACATCCAAGGGCAGAACATTCTGATGAATATTCCCAGAAGATTATTCTTCATGGCGGCGATGCTCTTTTCATTCCTGAGGGGTG GTACCACCAAGTGGACAGTGAAACTTTGACCATTGCTGTTAACTTCTGGTGGCGCTCAGACATGATGTCTGGTTTGTCAGACCACATGGATTCCTATTATTTGCGTAGAATACTGAGAAG ATTGATTGACAAAGAGATG AACCAATTGCTGCATTTGCCTTCTCTTGTGGACGACAAAATAGATGGTAATCAAAGCGACCAACCAAACACCAGGGTTCCAG GAGGGGTACAGCTAAGGCAAATGAGCGTGTTGCATGAAACGGATCAACTTGCAGTCTCTGCTCTTCAGAAACTTGTTTCTTTGGTTCATGAACGTGTCAATCCAAACCAACCAGTGAATAGCACCCCAGCAAATAATTTGGCTGTTGAAGGGAAAGATGAAAGTAATGAAATAATGAAACCGGACTTATTCAACTTGAAAGATGACCCAGTTGCATTGCTGTTGTGGACTCTCCAACCGCTTGCCCTTCGATGTGTATTGCTTGCAATGGCA CACAATTTCCCAAGAACTCTTGAGGCCTTGATATTGCTTGTGCTCTCACCCGTTGGGGCAGAGGTCCTTACTCGAAAGTTTGAGGAGATGGATCAGCTGATTGGTGAAGAAGATCG AAGCcagtttttccagattttctatGGTGTTTTCGACAACCAGATTGCTGCAATGGATGCACTTTTGAATGGAAAAGAGTCATTTGCACGTCAG ATATGTGTGACTAAG GTTAGGGATTATGGGGAAGTGTCATTTACAGCGGTTTTGAGCTCAAGGCTAAAGAGAAAAGGCATGAAAAAGTGGTCTGGATTCATTTTTGATTCTGGATGGAAGAAGAAGTAG
- the LOC140004228 gene encoding lysine-specific demethylase JMJ31-like isoform X5, whose translation MSLSSSSAASLPRMRMFDKIPSAEEFISEIEPLNVPAVFSGCIKNWKAFSQWNPSNGGLDYLQEKAGSSTVEAMLSQQAPVFYGDIRSHERVSLPFSTFIGYCKDNLCDRCDGEDSFLESKKHTLTESHTGQFEFPEQIYLAQVPILNIECTEKVQLECLREDVEMPPFLESKTISSINLWMNSAQSRSSTHYDPHHNLLCIVSGCKQAVVLWPPSACPFLYPRPIYGEASNHSTLDLDEPNFCAHPRAEHSDEYSQKIILHGGDALFIPEGWYHQVDSETLTIAVNFWWRSDMMSGLSDHMDSYYLRRILRRLIDKEMNQLLHLPSLVDDKIDGNQSDQPNTRVPGGVQLRQMSVLHETDQLAVSALQKLVSLVHERVNPNQPVNSTPANNLAVEGKDESNEIMKPDLFNLKDDPVALLLWTLQPLALRCVLLAMAHNFPRTLEALILLVLSPVGAEVLTRKFEEMDQLIGEEDRSQFFQIFYGVFDNQIAAMDALLNGKESFARQVRDYGEVSFTAVLSSRLKRKGMKKWSGFIFDSGWKKK comes from the exons ATGTCTTTGTCGTCATCGTCGGCGGCATCCTTGCCGCGAATGCGGATGTTTGACAAAATTCCGTCGGCTGAAGAGTTCATTTCAGAGATTGAGCCTCTCAACGTTCCCGCG GTATTCAGCGGCTGTATAAAAAATTGGAAGGCTTTTTCTCAATGGAACCCCTCAAATGGCGGTCTCGACTATTTGCAG GAAAAGGCAGGGTCATCGACAGTGGAGGCCATGCTTTCCCAACAAGCGCCAGTATTTTACGGAGACATTAGAAGCCATGAAAGG GTTTCATTGCCTTTCTCTACGTTTATTGGATATTGCAAGGACAATTTATGTGATAGATGTGATGGTGAAGATAgttttcttgaatcaaagaagcATACTCTCACAGAATCTCATACTGGCCAATTTGAATTTCCTGAGCAGATTTATCTTGCACAG GTGCCAATTCTGAATATTGAGTGCACAGAGAAGGTTCAGTTGGAATGCTTGAGGGAGGACGTTGAAATG CCTCCATTTTTGGAGAGTAAAACCATATCATCTATCAATTTGTGGATGAATAGTGCTCAAAGTAGATCAAGCACTCACTACGATCCACACCATAACCTTCTATGTATAGTCTCTGGATGTAAGCAAG CAGTTGTGTTATGGCCACCTTCTGCATGTCCCTTTCTGTATCCACGCCCCATATATGGGGAGGCTTCAAATCACAG cacCCTAGATTTAGACGAACCAAACTTTTGTGCACATCCAAGGGCAGAACATTCTGATGAATATTCCCAGAAGATTATTCTTCATGGCGGCGATGCTCTTTTCATTCCTGAGGGGTG GTACCACCAAGTGGACAGTGAAACTTTGACCATTGCTGTTAACTTCTGGTGGCGCTCAGACATGATGTCTGGTTTGTCAGACCACATGGATTCCTATTATTTGCGTAGAATACTGAGAAG ATTGATTGACAAAGAGATG AACCAATTGCTGCATTTGCCTTCTCTTGTGGACGACAAAATAGATGGTAATCAAAGCGACCAACCAAACACCAGGGTTCCAG GAGGGGTACAGCTAAGGCAAATGAGCGTGTTGCATGAAACGGATCAACTTGCAGTCTCTGCTCTTCAGAAACTTGTTTCTTTGGTTCATGAACGTGTCAATCCAAACCAACCAGTGAATAGCACCCCAGCAAATAATTTGGCTGTTGAAGGGAAAGATGAAAGTAATGAAATAATGAAACCGGACTTATTCAACTTGAAAGATGACCCAGTTGCATTGCTGTTGTGGACTCTCCAACCGCTTGCCCTTCGATGTGTATTGCTTGCAATGGCA CACAATTTCCCAAGAACTCTTGAGGCCTTGATATTGCTTGTGCTCTCACCCGTTGGGGCAGAGGTCCTTACTCGAAAGTTTGAGGAGATGGATCAGCTGATTGGTGAAGAAGATCG AAGCcagtttttccagattttctatGGTGTTTTCGACAACCAGATTGCTGCAATGGATGCACTTTTGAATGGAAAAGAGTCATTTGCACGTCAG GTTAGGGATTATGGGGAAGTGTCATTTACAGCGGTTTTGAGCTCAAGGCTAAAGAGAAAAGGCATGAAAAAGTGGTCTGGATTCATTTTTGATTCTGGATGGAAGAAGAAGTAG
- the LOC140004228 gene encoding lysine-specific demethylase JMJ31-like isoform X13: MSLSSSSAASLPRMRMFDKIPSAEEFISEIEPLNVPAVFSGCIKNWKAFSQWNPSNGGLDYLQEKAGSSTVEAMLSQQAPVFYGDIRSHERVSLPFSTFIGYCKDNLCDRCDGEDSFLESKKHTLTESHTGQFEFPEQIYLAQVPILNIECTEKVQLECLREDVEMPPFLESKTISSINLWMNSAQSRSSTHYDPHHNLLCIVSGCKQVVLWPPSACPFLYPRPIYGEASNHSTLDLDEPNFCAHPRAEHSDEYSQKIILHGGDALFIPEGWYHQVDSETLTIAVNFWWRSDMMSGLSDHMDSYYLRRILRRLIDKEMNQLLHLPSLVDDKIDGNQSDQPNTRVPGGVQLRQMSVLHETDQLAVSALQKLVSLVHERVNPNQPVNSTPANNLAVEGKDESNEIMKPDLFNLKDDPVALLLWTLQPLALRCVLLAMAHNFPRTLEALILLVLSPVGAEVLTRKFEEMDQLIGEEDRSQFFQIFYGVFDNQIAAMDALLNGKESFARQAFKNVLDQYLGVHFDGSKPLVK, from the exons ATGTCTTTGTCGTCATCGTCGGCGGCATCCTTGCCGCGAATGCGGATGTTTGACAAAATTCCGTCGGCTGAAGAGTTCATTTCAGAGATTGAGCCTCTCAACGTTCCCGCG GTATTCAGCGGCTGTATAAAAAATTGGAAGGCTTTTTCTCAATGGAACCCCTCAAATGGCGGTCTCGACTATTTGCAG GAAAAGGCAGGGTCATCGACAGTGGAGGCCATGCTTTCCCAACAAGCGCCAGTATTTTACGGAGACATTAGAAGCCATGAAAGG GTTTCATTGCCTTTCTCTACGTTTATTGGATATTGCAAGGACAATTTATGTGATAGATGTGATGGTGAAGATAgttttcttgaatcaaagaagcATACTCTCACAGAATCTCATACTGGCCAATTTGAATTTCCTGAGCAGATTTATCTTGCACAG GTGCCAATTCTGAATATTGAGTGCACAGAGAAGGTTCAGTTGGAATGCTTGAGGGAGGACGTTGAAATG CCTCCATTTTTGGAGAGTAAAACCATATCATCTATCAATTTGTGGATGAATAGTGCTCAAAGTAGATCAAGCACTCACTACGATCCACACCATAACCTTCTATGTATAGTCTCTGGATGTAAGCAAG TTGTGTTATGGCCACCTTCTGCATGTCCCTTTCTGTATCCACGCCCCATATATGGGGAGGCTTCAAATCACAG cacCCTAGATTTAGACGAACCAAACTTTTGTGCACATCCAAGGGCAGAACATTCTGATGAATATTCCCAGAAGATTATTCTTCATGGCGGCGATGCTCTTTTCATTCCTGAGGGGTG GTACCACCAAGTGGACAGTGAAACTTTGACCATTGCTGTTAACTTCTGGTGGCGCTCAGACATGATGTCTGGTTTGTCAGACCACATGGATTCCTATTATTTGCGTAGAATACTGAGAAG ATTGATTGACAAAGAGATG AACCAATTGCTGCATTTGCCTTCTCTTGTGGACGACAAAATAGATGGTAATCAAAGCGACCAACCAAACACCAGGGTTCCAG GAGGGGTACAGCTAAGGCAAATGAGCGTGTTGCATGAAACGGATCAACTTGCAGTCTCTGCTCTTCAGAAACTTGTTTCTTTGGTTCATGAACGTGTCAATCCAAACCAACCAGTGAATAGCACCCCAGCAAATAATTTGGCTGTTGAAGGGAAAGATGAAAGTAATGAAATAATGAAACCGGACTTATTCAACTTGAAAGATGACCCAGTTGCATTGCTGTTGTGGACTCTCCAACCGCTTGCCCTTCGATGTGTATTGCTTGCAATGGCA CACAATTTCCCAAGAACTCTTGAGGCCTTGATATTGCTTGTGCTCTCACCCGTTGGGGCAGAGGTCCTTACTCGAAAGTTTGAGGAGATGGATCAGCTGATTGGTGAAGAAGATCG AAGCcagtttttccagattttctatGGTGTTTTCGACAACCAGATTGCTGCAATGGATGCACTTTTGAATGGAAAAGAGTCATTTGCACGTCAG GCATTCAAGAATGTGCTGGACCAGTATTTGGGAGTACATTTTGATGGTTCAAAACCTTTGGTTAAATGA